A single window of Chitinophaga sp. XS-30 DNA harbors:
- a CDS encoding chitosanase, translating into MITPGIKTKIIRIINVFETGTPDGKYDALVIFPDGRNGSRQITYGRSQTTEQGNLRNLLERYVAMNGMFAADFMPYIPKVGAVPLVDNKPFKDLLKKSAREDPLMRQAQDDTFEILYFQPALHFFNAEQFALPLSLLVIYDSYIHSGSIPAFLRVRFPERTPLRGGDEKAWIKAYTKTRQHWLATHSRKVLHPTVYRTKTFLREMDKGNWMLDAPVTTQGVTVP; encoded by the coding sequence ATGATCACTCCCGGCATTAAAACCAAGATCATCCGTATTATCAACGTATTCGAAACCGGCACGCCGGATGGAAAATACGATGCGCTGGTCATATTCCCCGATGGCAGGAATGGCAGCCGCCAGATCACCTATGGTCGCAGCCAGACCACAGAGCAGGGGAACCTGCGTAATCTGCTGGAACGCTATGTGGCCATGAATGGCATGTTTGCCGCCGATTTTATGCCCTATATCCCCAAGGTAGGCGCCGTACCGCTGGTAGACAATAAACCGTTCAAAGACCTCCTGAAGAAAAGCGCCAGAGAAGACCCGCTGATGCGGCAAGCGCAGGACGACACATTCGAGATACTCTATTTTCAGCCGGCGCTGCATTTTTTCAATGCGGAACAGTTCGCATTGCCGTTAAGCCTGCTGGTCATCTATGACAGCTATATCCATTCCGGCTCCATTCCCGCATTCCTGCGTGTACGCTTTCCGGAACGTACGCCATTGCGCGGAGGGGATGAGAAAGCCTGGATAAAGGCATACACGAAAACAAGGCAGCACTGGCTGGCCACACATTCCAGGAAAGTGCTCCATCCCACCGTTTACCGCACCAAAACATTTCTGCGGGAAATGGACAAAGGGAACTGGATGCTGGATGCACCCGTAACAACACAGGGCGTTACTGTCCCATGA
- a CDS encoding ATP-binding protein, protein METTRTNRSIKHNGNGLTDSYLVTALDYFRDFVAGRLAMHLQNEAMVSQGLPPPEPHDESPFARFARHSVPSHEEMIVLLATLAPHIMTGFYDNIMQQFLPQGGELPEFGGIKGQHQRGTLPTGETALFLLAGADVQKRLSLLTLFSDASFLFRHRILSLEPVRTGEPFLSGRLLLDAEYAEVFTTGKVGLPKAGISFPAEHITTQMDWEDLVLPEAVWRQVHELKSWISHHDTLMKEWGMGRKLKPGYRVLFYGPPGTGKTLTATLLGKYTGREVFRVDLSMIISKYIGETEKNLASLFDKAEHKNWILFFDEADAVFGKRTGVRDAHDKYANQEVSYLLQRIEMHAGLTILASNFRNNMDDAFIRRFSSIIYFPPPRPAERLLLLQQSFPSELRMLPDVDMEAIAAAYELTGSHVMNIVQYICLNALERNNLEVSQADILKGVRRELEKEGK, encoded by the coding sequence ATGGAAACAACACGGACCAACAGATCGATAAAGCACAATGGCAATGGGCTGACGGACAGCTACCTGGTCACCGCCCTGGATTATTTCAGGGATTTTGTGGCCGGCCGTCTCGCCATGCACCTGCAGAACGAGGCCATGGTATCACAAGGACTCCCGCCCCCGGAGCCGCATGATGAATCGCCATTTGCGCGGTTTGCACGGCATTCCGTGCCTTCACATGAGGAGATGATCGTGCTGCTGGCAACGCTGGCCCCTCACATCATGACCGGTTTCTATGACAACATCATGCAGCAGTTCCTGCCGCAGGGCGGCGAACTGCCGGAGTTTGGCGGTATCAAGGGGCAACATCAACGCGGAACATTGCCCACCGGGGAAACAGCGCTCTTCCTGCTCGCAGGCGCCGATGTACAAAAAAGGCTGTCGCTGTTGACGCTCTTCAGCGATGCCAGTTTTTTATTCCGGCATCGCATCCTGTCGCTGGAGCCCGTGCGTACAGGTGAACCCTTCCTGAGTGGCCGCCTGCTGCTGGATGCAGAATATGCGGAAGTATTCACCACCGGTAAAGTAGGATTGCCCAAAGCCGGCATCAGTTTTCCGGCGGAGCACATCACCACGCAAATGGACTGGGAAGACCTGGTATTGCCGGAGGCCGTATGGCGGCAGGTGCATGAGCTGAAAAGCTGGATCAGCCATCATGATACCCTGATGAAAGAATGGGGTATGGGCAGGAAGCTGAAACCCGGCTACAGGGTACTGTTCTACGGCCCTCCCGGTACCGGCAAAACGCTTACCGCCACCCTGCTGGGGAAATACACCGGCCGCGAAGTATTCAGGGTAGATCTCTCCATGATCATTTCCAAATACATCGGGGAAACGGAAAAAAACCTCGCCTCCCTTTTTGATAAAGCGGAGCATAAGAACTGGATATTGTTCTTCGATGAAGCAGATGCCGTTTTCGGGAAGCGCACCGGTGTAAGGGATGCGCATGACAAATACGCGAACCAGGAGGTTTCCTATCTGCTGCAAAGGATAGAAATGCATGCAGGGCTTACTATTCTGGCATCCAATTTCAGGAATAATATGGACGATGCGTTTATCCGGCGTTTCAGTTCCATCATTTATTTTCCGCCACCACGGCCCGCCGAGCGATTGCTGTTGCTGCAGCAGTCATTCCCCTCCGAGTTGAGGATGCTGCCGGATGTGGATATGGAAGCCATTGCCGCGGCATACGAGCTGACCGGGTCGCATGTGATGAACATCGTACAGTACATCTGCCTGAACGCGCTGGAGCGGAACAACCTGGAAGTGTCCCAGGCGGACATTCTCAAAGGCGTGCGGCGGGAACTGGAGAAAGAAGGAAAATGA
- a CDS encoding DUF4157 domain-containing protein, giving the protein MHTTNLLSDKIKTPAHTGSFFGAHTMVQPKLSVNHPGDAHEREADAVADRVMRMPETTVQRKCAACEKEEEQAQRKPLSDNLTPVSRKAGDGGGALHPSVEQSIHARKGLGQSLPKDTRNFMEQRIGADFSNVRVHTDPGAVQLSRDLNAKAFTTGSDIYFNDNQYAPHSEGGKQLLAHELTHVVQQGASSHAVQRDCHDGGCDSCDGGIRDFWVTFYFRRRATRATMRWLRQQINGARTILNNCCLRLKCEFNWTMLPGGGDFTFLDDHGGGNWNYLEEAQALGEGNTFNGSRGIPILVVDNVADSGGGVTVDSRFDATYTGRTYAVIAANQRDNPNTNCNALAHELWHISSGTVGHDVAHGTLAACQGNGVSPEYCAGLRQRVAPLGDFPMPARDGTAVA; this is encoded by the coding sequence ATGCATACCACGAACCTGTTATCGGATAAAATAAAAACCCCGGCGCATACCGGGAGCTTCTTTGGTGCGCATACCATGGTGCAGCCAAAGCTGTCCGTCAATCATCCGGGCGATGCACATGAGCGGGAAGCGGATGCCGTTGCGGACAGGGTGATGCGCATGCCGGAAACAACGGTGCAGAGAAAATGCGCAGCTTGCGAGAAGGAAGAAGAGCAGGCACAACGCAAGCCTTTATCGGACAACCTGACGCCGGTGAGCAGAAAGGCAGGTGATGGCGGCGGCGCCCTGCATCCTTCCGTGGAGCAATCCATTCATGCCCGTAAAGGGCTTGGGCAATCTCTCCCGAAGGACACCAGGAATTTCATGGAGCAACGCATCGGCGCGGATTTCAGCAATGTGCGTGTACATACCGATCCCGGTGCGGTGCAACTGAGCCGGGACCTGAATGCCAAAGCCTTTACTACCGGCAGTGATATCTATTTCAATGACAACCAGTACGCGCCGCATTCCGAGGGCGGTAAACAGCTGCTGGCGCATGAGCTGACGCATGTTGTGCAACAGGGCGCTTCCTCGCATGCCGTGCAGCGGGATTGTCATGATGGCGGCTGCGACAGTTGTGATGGCGGTATCCGTGATTTCTGGGTGACCTTTTATTTCAGAAGGCGCGCTACACGGGCAACCATGCGATGGCTGCGGCAGCAGATCAACGGCGCGAGAACGATCCTGAACAATTGCTGCCTGCGGCTGAAATGCGAGTTTAACTGGACGATGCTGCCCGGCGGCGGGGATTTTACATTCCTGGATGATCATGGCGGCGGTAACTGGAATTATCTCGAAGAAGCGCAGGCGCTGGGCGAAGGCAATACCTTTAACGGGAGCAGGGGCATTCCCATTCTTGTAGTGGATAATGTTGCGGATTCCGGCGGCGGTGTAACGGTAGACAGTCGTTTTGATGCCACCTACACCGGGCGTACCTATGCCGTGATCGCCGCAAATCAGCGGGATAATCCCAATACGAATTGTAATGCGCTGGCGCATGAGCTTTGGCATATTTCAAGCGGAACGGTAGGGCATGATGTGGCGCACGGCACGCTCGCTGCCTGCCAGGGGAATGGCGTAAGCCCTGAATATTGCGCAGGGCTGCGGCAACGGGTAGCGCCGCTGGGAGATTTTCCCATGCCGGCGCGTGATGGAACAGCGGTAGCATAA